A segment of the Myxococcales bacterium genome:
CGGGCGTCAGCGGCGCCGCTTTAGGCACTTCCGCCTCGGCCGGAGGTTCTGCCGGGACTTCCGGCGGCGTGACAGGCTGGCGAACGATTTCCCGTCCTTCCAGCAGGCCTTTCAACTCCTCGCTGTCGATCGTCTCGAACTTGAGCAGGGAATCGGCGATCGCGTCGAGCACCGAGCGGTTTTCGGTGAGGATCTGCCGGGCGTGACGATAAGCCTCGCGCATGATCGACTGGACTTCCTCGTCGATTTCGCGGGCCGTCTGCTCGGAAAAATCCTTGTGATGGCTGATGTCGCGGCCGAGGAAAACCATTTCTTCCCGATGCCCGAAGGTCTGCGGACCCATTTTCGTGCTCATGCCGAATTCGCACACCATCCGCCGCGCCAACTGCGTGGCGCGTTCCAGGTCGTTGGCCGCGCCCGTGGTCATCGTGCCCAGCGCGATTTCCTCCGCCGCCCGGCCGCCCATCGCAAAAGCCAGGTTGCTGATCAGGTATTCGCGCGAGGTGATGAAGCGGTCGTCCTCGGGCAATACCTGGGTCAGGCCCAGCGACATGCCGCGCGGGATGATCGTCACCTTGTGCACCGGATCGATGTGCGGCACCTTCATGCCGACCAGCGCATGGCCCGATTCGTGATAAGCGATCATCCGCTTTTCCTCGTCGGAAATCAGCATGCTGCGGCGCTCGGTGCCCATCATCACCTTGTCTTTGGCTTGTTCCAGCTCTTCCATCGTGACCTTGGGCTTGTTGCGCCGCGCGGCCAGCAAAGCGGACTCATTGACCAGATTGGACAAATCCGCGCCGGTGAATCCGGGGGTGCCGCGGGCGATGACCGCCAGATCGACTTTTTCGTCGAGCGGCACTTTTTTCGAATGCACCTTCAGGATGCCGAAACGGCCCTTGAAATCCGGCACCGGCACGACGACCCGGCGGTCGAAGCGTCCCGGCCGTTGCAACGCGGGGTCCAGTACGTCGGGACGGTTGGTGGCGGCGATCAGGATGACGCCCTCGTTCGATTCGAAACCGTCCATTTCGACGAGCAGTTGGTTCAGGGTCTGTTCGCGCTCGTCGTGGCCGCCGCCCAATCCCGCGCCGCGATGCCGGCCGACGGCGTCGATTTCGTCGATGAAGATGATGCACGGTGCGTTCTTCTTGCCCTGGATGAACAGGTCGCGCACCCGGCTCGCGCCGACGCCGACGAACATTTCCACGAAATCGGAGCCGGAAATCGAGAAGAACGGCACGCCCGCCTCGCCCGCGATCGCGCGCGCCAACAGGGTTTTGCCGGTGCCGGGCGCGCCCATGAGTAAAACGCCCTTGGGGATCCGGCCGCCCAGGCGTGTAAACCGTTTCGGATCTTTCAGGAAGTCGATGATTTCCGAAAGTTCTTCCTTGGCTTCGTCAATGCCCGCCACGTCTTTAAACGTGATTTTATTGGTTTTTTCCGAAACGAGCTGGGCGCGGGCCTTGCCGAAGCTCATCGCCTTGCCGCCGCCCGCCTGGATCTGCCGCATCAAAAAGACGAACAACCCGATCATGAGGATCATCGGGATCCAGTTCATCATGATGCCCCAAACCAAACCGTTGGATTCGGGGACGATGGTGTAATCGACCTTGTTTTCCTGCAACACGTCGTACAACTGGTCGGATTCGTAGCCGACCGTTTCGAATTTGGTCAGGTTGTTTTCCTGCGGCGCGGTGAAAGTGCCGGAAATCAGGCGACCTTTGATGGTGACGTCCTTCACGACGCCGGCTTTCACTTTTTCCTTGAATTGCGCGAAGGAAATGGCCTCGCTGCGTTGCGTGTTCTGATAAACCAGATTGAACATGATGATCGCGCTGATCACGAGAAACAGGATCAAGGCGACGTTCTTATAAGCAGGCCTCAACAATTTCTCCTTTTCTACCACCAGGATCCGAATTGGATTCAACTTGCTATCGTATCATAACCATTCCAGGCGAACCAACACCCTTTTTTCGCTTTTTGGGGGTGAAATCAACATTTTTCCCGCACGGATGCCCGGAATCAGCAGAATTTCTTCGTTTCGCGTCAAAAGCGGCCAGACGGGCCGTAAGTTGCGGGGGATTTTGGCGTTCACGAACAGGTTTTGCAACTTGACCGGTTTTTCGATGCCGGCGGCGTTCATCCGCGCTCCCGGCCACGTCGGACGCCAGCGGCACTCGCCCAGTTGCGACTCGGCCACCCACCATCCGGTCGCCGCTTCATCCACGTTTGACCGTACCGACAACTGCAGGCGCCCGTCGGCAAAAGTGTGATCTTCGTCGGGGCGCGCTGCGAAGGGTTCCCAGGGTTGATAGGTCGCCGGTTCCTCCTCGCACCAATGCAAATCCTGATAACCGCGTTGCGCCATCAGGCCGTTCGGCAGGCGGTACGGGCCCGCCGGGCCGGGGGCGAGAACCAACCGGTCCAGGTCGGCGATCACCCGGCGCGGCGGCACGAGATTCTTTTCGTGGAGCCACCGCCGCAGCACCAAGGCGCGCCGGGCCGGGGAAAACGCCGCCAATCGGACGACATCCAGCCCCGCGGGTGTGCGGCAGGAACGCCAATCGGCTGCGGCGACTTCCTCGATCACCGCGCGCTCCTCGCCGGCCAGTTCGGCCAGGCGACCCAGGGCGGACAGCGATTTCTCGCCGGCGAGTTCGACGACGAGCGGCACGAGCCGGTCGCGCAGGCGGGTGCGCATGTATCGCTGGTTGGCGTTGGACGGGTCTTCGCGCCAGCTTCGGTCGCCCGCCTGCAGATATTTTCGCAGCTCGCTCCGACGCAGGCCGAGCCACGGCCGGCCGAAGATTCCCAGCCGCTCCCGAATGCCGGCCAGGCCGCTCGGGCCGGTGCCGCGCAACAGGCGGAACAGCAGCGTTTCCGCCTGATCGTCGAGCGTGTGCGCGGTCAGCACGATCGCCAGATCCTCCTCCGCCGCCACGCGTTCCATTTCGCGGTAACGCGCCTTCCGCGCCGCGTCGTGCAGGTTGCCCGCGAATTCGGCGGGGTCCAGGTGAATGAGCCGTAGCGGCACCTGGAGCGCGGCGGTCAGTTCGCGGCAGAACGCGGCGTCGTCGTCCGCCGACGAGCGCAAATGATGGTGCACGTGAATCGCCACGAGGGCCAGATCGCGCTTGCCCGCCAGCTCGTGCGCGGCGTGCAAAAGCGCCACGCTGTCGCCGCCGCCGGACAAGCCGATCCCGATCCGTTTCGGTGAACCGAAACGCCGCCAGGCGGCATCCAGGGCGCGGACCGGATTCATTCTTCCTTGTAGGTGAGAATGTGCAGCACTTCCTCGGGATTATCGGTGGCGAAAATCGACAGCAGAATCACTTCCCGGCCCTTGCGATAGATCGCCAGGTATTCATCGCCGGTTTTCTCGCTGAGGCGTTTCCAGCCGAGCGGCTCCAGGCGTTTTTCGTAAAAGGCCAGCAAGTTTTCCGATGTTGCCGCGGTCAGCAGCCGCACCTGAAAGGAGCCGTCCGGCGCGTAGGCGCGCTCGATGACCTTGCCGCTCGGGTACAATGGAACGTTGGGGAGTTTTTTCGCGACGCGCACGTCGCGTTGATTCGGGTCTTCGGGGGTCGGCGCCCCGCCCGCTTTTTCCTTGTGGCAGGCCGGCGCCAACAGAAGGCAGAGGACGCCCAGCGCGATCCACCACCCGAGCCGCCGGTTTTGCCGCTTGATCACGTTCGCCCGCCTACAGGTAAATTTGCACGCCGATCAGGCCGAGCCACGCGCCCAGGTCCAGATTGTCGGCGAAATTGTCCCGGCTCTGGGCGAAGGTCCAGCGCCCTTCCATTTTGAGCCCGACGTATTTGTCGAACATGAAGTCGTAACCGACCAGGGCGAGATAATGGAAAATCCACTCGTCGTAGGAATCGGTGACCGGCGTTTCGTTCAACACGCCGCGCCGTTCAAGAGTCGAGTACAGGTAACCGGCGCCGCCGCCGACGTAGGGATTGAAGCGCCAGTAGCGGCCGATCTCGATTCGTAGCAGGGCGTCGGCGACGCCGGCGCGGAAAAAGCTGCGCCCCGGACGATCCAGGTCGATCCAACTTTCGTGGTATTCCTCTTTTTCCGGTTTGCCTTCGCCGTAGAGAAAACCGACCGAGGCCGCGAGCGAAAACGGCTTCCAGAGATAATATTTGACTTCGCCGTCGGCCCCGCCGAAGTAGGGAAACTCCGTGCGGATTTCATTCGTCGTGGGCACGCCGATCGCGCCCGACAGGCCGAACGAAAAGCCGCACCGGGCCGGCGTCTGGGCGAAGGCCGCGACCGGCGCGATCGCCAGCAGCACCAGCAGAAATCCGAGTAATCTTGGCCGCATCCCCATCCTTACGCGTGGTTTTCGCTCACTATAGCGAATTGCGTTCAGGATGCAACGGTCGGCGCGGAAAATCAATGAAAAGAAATTCGAATTCGCCGTTTATAAATCGGGCAGCCGCACCGGCGTGAAATCGACCGCGTCGGCGGCGCACAGGATGTACCGCACCCCGTTGCGCTCGCCCTGCAACCCGAGGCGATGATCGCGCACGCCGTGCAGATGACCGTAAACGCAAAGCGCGACGCCGTGCCGCTCGAGCAGGTCGGTGAAACCCGCTTCAGCCGACCCGGTGATCAGCGGCGGAAAGTGCAGTAGGGCGATTTTAGGCCGGCCGGCCGGCGCGGACGCCAGGCTGATTTCCAGCCGGCCGCGCTCGCGGGCGTACAACTTGGGATCGTCGCCGCCC
Coding sequences within it:
- the tilS gene encoding tRNA lysidine(34) synthetase TilS; the encoded protein is MNPVRALDAAWRRFGSPKRIGIGLSGGGDSVALLHAAHELAGKRDLALVAIHVHHHLRSSADDDAAFCRELTAALQVPLRLIHLDPAEFAGNLHDAARKARYREMERVAAEEDLAIVLTAHTLDDQAETLLFRLLRGTGPSGLAGIRERLGIFGRPWLGLRRSELRKYLQAGDRSWREDPSNANQRYMRTRLRDRLVPLVVELAGEKSLSALGRLAELAGEERAVIEEVAAADWRSCRTPAGLDVVRLAAFSPARRALVLRRWLHEKNLVPPRRVIADLDRLVLAPGPAGPYRLPNGLMAQRGYQDLHWCEEEPATYQPWEPFAARPDEDHTFADGRLQLSVRSNVDEAATGWWVAESQLGECRWRPTWPGARMNAAGIEKPVKLQNLFVNAKIPRNLRPVWPLLTRNEEILLIPGIRAGKMLISPPKSEKRVLVRLEWL
- a CDS encoding ATP-dependent metallopeptidase FtsH/Yme1/Tma family protein → MRPAYKNVALILFLVISAIIMFNLVYQNTQRSEAISFAQFKEKVKAGVVKDVTIKGRLISGTFTAPQENNLTKFETVGYESDQLYDVLQENKVDYTIVPESNGLVWGIMMNWIPMILMIGLFVFLMRQIQAGGGKAMSFGKARAQLVSEKTNKITFKDVAGIDEAKEELSEIIDFLKDPKRFTRLGGRIPKGVLLMGAPGTGKTLLARAIAGEAGVPFFSISGSDFVEMFVGVGASRVRDLFIQGKKNAPCIIFIDEIDAVGRHRGAGLGGGHDEREQTLNQLLVEMDGFESNEGVILIAATNRPDVLDPALQRPGRFDRRVVVPVPDFKGRFGILKVHSKKVPLDEKVDLAVIARGTPGFTGADLSNLVNESALLAARRNKPKVTMEELEQAKDKVMMGTERRSMLISDEEKRMIAYHESGHALVGMKVPHIDPVHKVTIIPRGMSLGLTQVLPEDDRFITSREYLISNLAFAMGGRAAEEIALGTMTTGAANDLERATQLARRMVCEFGMSTKMGPQTFGHREEMVFLGRDISHHKDFSEQTAREIDEEVQSIMREAYRHARQILTENRSVLDAIADSLLKFETIDSEELKGLLEGREIVRQPVTPPEVPAEPPAEAEVPKAAPLTPEEVAAHYQRNEKTPAGEDPETGL
- a CDS encoding outer membrane beta-barrel protein; this translates as MRPRLLGFLLVLLAIAPVAAFAQTPARCGFSFGLSGAIGVPTTNEIRTEFPYFGGADGEVKYYLWKPFSLAASVGFLYGEGKPEKEEYHESWIDLDRPGRSFFRAGVADALLRIEIGRYWRFNPYVGGGAGYLYSTLERRGVLNETPVTDSYDEWIFHYLALVGYDFMFDKYVGLKMEGRWTFAQSRDNFADNLDLGAWLGLIGVQIYL